One genomic region from Anaerobacillus sp. CMMVII encodes:
- a CDS encoding aminotransferase class IV has translation MSYVLLNNQITNRANVKIDMEDRGYNFGDGVYEVIPIYETKTLAMKEHLERFAQSAAKLEISLPYDQSTLTQF, from the coding sequence ATGTCTTACGTTTTACTAAACAATCAAATTACAAATCGCGCAAATGTAAAAATTGATATGGAGGATCGAGGCTATAATTTTGGAGATGGAGTATATGAAGTGATCCCGATTTATGAAACAAAAACATTAGCTATGAAAGAACATCTAGAAAGATTTGCCCAAAGTGCTGCAAAGCTAGAAATAAGCCTTCCATATGATCAATCGACATTAACGCAGTTTTAA
- a CDS encoding HNH endonuclease encodes MEKRCLDCGKMIKVKPSHYDRKKYCSRICKSNYQKKHPPLSWEEMSLKIKTKCSNCGKAFSKKRSTIKKNNFCSIECMYEHFRKEKGNQHLVKKIKLTCHYCQNDFYVIYSRKDTAKYCSKNCLGKANGQRAKIAYRKRTIVHCVNCIKQIEKKPSVVRKRNFCSEKCMGEYYAKSGMFSGENSGTWQGGDIDYYGPNWREQRRMARSRDHFTCQECGKTEDEYGQELSVHHKIPFREFGGDWKKANQLSNLISLCEYPCHRNRHRNSN; translated from the coding sequence ATGGAAAAACGATGTCTCGATTGTGGAAAAATGATAAAAGTAAAGCCTAGCCATTATGACCGTAAAAAATATTGTTCTCGTATTTGTAAATCCAATTACCAAAAAAAACACCCACCTTTATCTTGGGAGGAAATGAGTTTAAAAATAAAAACTAAGTGTTCGAATTGTGGTAAAGCTTTCAGTAAAAAGCGATCCACTATAAAAAAAAATAACTTTTGCTCGATAGAATGTATGTATGAGCATTTTAGAAAAGAAAAAGGAAACCAACACTTAGTTAAAAAAATTAAACTTACATGTCACTACTGCCAAAATGATTTTTACGTAATTTACTCAAGAAAAGATACTGCAAAATATTGTTCTAAAAATTGCTTAGGCAAAGCTAACGGACAAAGAGCAAAGATAGCGTATCGTAAAAGAACTATTGTCCATTGTGTAAATTGCATAAAACAAATTGAAAAGAAACCTTCCGTAGTTAGAAAACGAAACTTTTGCTCTGAGAAGTGTATGGGAGAATACTACGCGAAGTCTGGTATGTTTTCTGGTGAAAATAGTGGGACATGGCAAGGTGGAGATATTGATTATTATGGACCTAATTGGAGAGAACAAAGGAGAATGGCTAGAAGTAGAGATCACTTTACTTGTCAAGAATGCGGTAAAACAGAGGATGAATACGGCCAAGAGTTATCAGTTCATCATAAAATTCCTTTTAGAGAGTTTGGTGGTGACTGGAAAAAGGCAAATCAACTATCTAATTTAATTTCTCTCTGTGAATACCCGTGCCATAGAAATAGACATCGTAATTCTAATTAA